gaagaaaaaatatggTACAAATGTGACTGCATATCTGTATTTTTAGTGCAATGTttgtaacatactgtatatagcaTGTTAAGTGGAGGCAGGGGACAgaaatcattcatttattgtgaTGTGAGGAAGATAAAGTTAAGTGTCAGAGTCTCACAGCTTGATAACTAAAGTTAATTTACTCAACCTTGTGGAACAATTGAACAGTTACAATTGATATGAAAACTTACAATAACCTCAATTCttagttaaatacatttatgaaaagaTTCTTTGACTTTTAGCCCTTTGCTCGTATAACGTTATATTGCTACTTGTTATTTAAAGTGACCGTAGTCTGTTTGGCAACACTTAACAGCACTGGATGTATTTGATCAATcccacaatacagcagtggtcttTGCAGTCACACCAGGCGAAGATCTGCACTCAATTGAGCACACCTTTCTCGTTTTACTGTGGTCCTCTCTGTCAATTCATCATAATAATGTCCACAGAGTAATGCTATCACTGCAAATGAACAGCCATAGTAACTTGGTCTCAAGTAATCTCAGTTTATGGAACAGAAAATCTTAGTTTTCTATAAACGCTGTGTTTTTCCCTTATCAATCTCTTTTGATGCAAAGTGTTgggttaatgtttttttagtccACTACCACAGCTCTGTTCTTCATTCATAGATAAACGAGTTATCCAGATTAGATTATTGACGATTTGACTTTAATTTAGATTTGTTGGTTCTTCAAAACTGGTTTAATCTGTATAAACTTAGTTTTAGCAGCAAGTTATCTTATTGATAGTTATCTGGAATATGATCAATTCAACATTTAATGTGAACCCAATACTTGAACTCATTATAGGAAACATATACTTGAACAGTGTTCATGTTATTAAACCTGACACACATCACTTTAATTAAAGTCTCCTGTACAATCATGCACCAATCATACATTGGCGTAACTTTTTGTTTAACCATATTAACTGGTAATATCTCTAATGTTTAATACTGTTATACAGTGATGAAAGTGTGGAAATATCGTGGAGCAaaatgtagaagaagaaaaaaatgaaggacaACATAAAATTAGTCCATGAATCAATTGCCTTAGTGCATGTTGGGAGTGTTACCAACACACCTAACTCATGTAACTGCAATCTAACTGCATTTAATACCTACCTGCCTCCATCTTAGCAGAATCTGCCATCCTCCCCTTAGCATGGATGACATGCCTGAGgtaatgcacacaaacagaagtgCTGTTGCAGTAACTGTTGTTGCTTTAAGTCCTTCTCTTCTATCTTAAACTGCCTAAGCATAATCTTTTCTCAagttagttttagttttagctTCACAGTGGGTAGATGACAGAATTATATACAGTGTATTGATcgtatgtctctctctctgcagtcacCTGATGATCACATGTGTTACTTCCTCCTCCAAACACTAGATGGTAGACTTGACTCACTCAGAAATGGAAAGACTCAGGGACCGTGTTCAAAACGTCCTTGGCTTCAACATTCAGAAATAATGTTGCATCGCAAGGCATTAGATTACTTTAAACCAACTATTTGCCAAATTCAGTAATTACATTACTGTGGAATTGTTTGGAAGCAGTAGAGCAGAgtccaacagaaacaaaaaggcTGTCAAGTTGAATCTAGGATTAGTTGAGCGTTTCATCCAAAAGTGTTGCTTCTGTTTGCCATCATTATGTCTGTCTGAGTCTTTTTACCACACTTCCACTAAGGCTCTTTCCCCACTTCTGACCCACCTTCCTCCAGCTCCCTTGCTTTGACCTAAACCCATCTTTAAACTCTGCCTTTATTTTGATCAGCAACTTGGTGTAAAATTTGTGACCGCATCTTACACGGTTGTGACGCTATTGCCGTTACAAAATctgtctgcagacagacagcaatATCAACACTCGGCAAAGTACAGAAACCCAgctctgtggtagttcctgctacAGTTGGTCAAGGTCCAAATTTTTAACAtcatgactcacacacagactcacaaaacaaaaccaacgtTGCTGTCGTGGCTAGAAAATACACATCTCATAAAGAATCTTTAgtatatatttagtttacacaaggaaatacttttacttttgtaaccTTGTAATGGTGTTTTATCTCTGAAACAGAGATTTTTGTCTCAAGGGACttcattgttaaataaatggttaaatagATTAAGTATATGATATGAACATACATGTAATTTCAACCATTTCTGATGTATCTGATGCCATAAGGTTCTACAAAAACAGAAGGCAGTGCCATTAATGCTTTCTGTAATGGAACTGTGATATTTCTAGCACAAAGAACCTTATTTATTGAAAGAGTGTCCACTGGGGAATGAGCTCTCCGTTTATTTATGCAGTGCATAAACAGCTTGAGTACCAGCAACACTCTGAGCAGTTGCTCTGCAGCAGTCCATTGCTAAAAGAGACTGTTCGGGCTCAGGCCCTCACCATCCGCTCTActgtttaaactttaaaatctcCCTGAAATGCTGCATATTTGATTATCGGGAATGAAAGAAACTCACTGTGAAAAATGACAAGTTTCCCCCTGCTGGCAAAACAAGCTATTAGGGGAAATGCCCATCAGTGTCAAATGGTAAGAGATTGGTGTTGTTTGTAAGTCCATGAACTATACATCTTCATGGCAGCAgttatgatgtaaaaaaaatatgaaaaatagaGGTCATGGAAAAATGGGAGTCTTAACGTGGAACTTGATGGCTCTGTCTTAGGTTTCACCTGTTCCCATTTTACACCCCAGCAGTCCAGCTTCTCTTGTCTCTCCTCATTGAAACTTGTCAAGCTCATGCATATTTAACTGTCGGGCTGCTATCAGATGAACCTAACTAGCTGAGGGGGTGGAGCTGGGgagatgatgataatgatgatgtgtTAAGCGAGGGGGCTGGGTTTTGAAAAACCAGCTACACCTGCCCCTCCTCACCACGAATGGATGCGTTatgagatggagaggagatCCAGGCAGTTTGTTCAGATCCGCTGCAGACAGGAGGGGGCTCACAATGGCCAGAGACTAAAACCTGGATTCTACACGTTCACTAACTGGATCTTTAGAAGATGAAAATAGTTCCAGAGGCTCTGGCTGAACGGTACTTTGGACATTGAGGAATACCTCAACATCATCTTTCTTTCAACTTCAACATTGAATCCTCACACCAGAGAAAAGTGGAGAGGAAAAGTCTGTCTTACCTCTGAGGGACTTGTGGCACCACTGAACAGTGGAGCCAACCCCCGGTGCCACAAACTCAGGATGATGAACAGCTTTTAgtggatttttttctctttgtccaAACAGAGTGTGTTAGTGAGGTATCAAGACACTGTTTTCAGATAACGttggagaggaaacaaagacacagagaaaaatgcCTTTTGGTGGGTTAGCAGGTTTGAAGGAACAGGTGCTTAAACCTGGGAAGGAGGAAGTGAAAGGCACTGTGGGGGACTCTCTAGGAAAACTGCAAAGGTGAGAGGGTTTGTATGAAGGGAGGTGGGAGGGAAGCATAAAGACTGCGTGTGCAGGGTGTTTGATCTACACTATTACCatcttttttagatgttttcgGACTACATGGAATGAGCGTGTCACTCTCATTGTTTTCATGGAGGAGATTCATTTTTACTCTGTAACTAAGAGCGAAACATCTGCTGTGGAGAGCCTGGAAGCAAACATATTAAGCGCAGCGTGTTCGCAGAGATCctgatgataaataaatatttgattcttCTGCTTGCAGCCAGGCAATGCCAGTGATGTAACCgcagattttattttaagaccttaatatatatttcatatctgATACATGCTTAacagagagatgtgtgtgtggtgttggaGCCTCCGTTCTAGATTATGAAGTAGGCAATTTCCtggaaaaatgtatattgttaatgtgcatgtgtttttgtcatgtatAAAGGATTCCTTGACTGACATTACAATAAAGTGGAAAACTGgaatttaagatattttaatgttaaatcgTTAAAAAACTCGAATCCGGATAACTTGGATAATAATTCGTCAatatgtttagttttgtttaatCACATCATCCTGCTATATCAAACACACTCATTTaatatgcacatttattttttaaaacagacagTTACATTTAATCCTTGAGAATCTAATTTACATATAGGGCTTCACAATTCAGGTCTTGAAAAGTTAATTTATGTTGGCCTCTTTCGGTTAATGGAAATGTTTGGCCACATTTTATTTACGGATTCAGTGACCAGACATGAACTCTTAACCCTGATTTGTTGTTTCTGGTTGTTTCTTCATTGTCATCTTACAACTTATACATTTGAAACTGGTTGCATAACATTTACACTGAAAGGACttgaaatgtgacttttgtATCCTAATGCAATTTTTGGTGCAGCTGTGTGAGACACCTAATGACCGTATTAACCATTCTTTCAAAGACTCATGTCCACAATAGGTCTACTATTAGACCATgtattaacttttaattttatgacaaaaacacaagtataaAATACCCTGTTTTCCATAACATTGGATTATTTTACAATAGCTAATATAATAGTACACACCAGGTGTTCCAACTGTAAAGACATGAGGGACACTTGACTCAAAAAAGTGCTTGATATAAAAAGCGGATCCCAGTTTctggttattttgtgtcttaCTGGAAGAGAAAGGCAGATGAAAGCAGTTCATGGGATCAGGGAGACAGCCAGACAGAGATGGATTCTGGGTAGTGAAACAGGTGTGGAGTGTGATGCACATGAAAGCAACCTGATAACAGCACTGCTGTGATCTTTTTAGTCGTGTGTCTTGGCCTGTGTTACTTTGCTATATCTGTTTCCATGGTTTTAACAAACTTACAGACAAAAGTGGGAGGACAGTGAAATAATTTACATTCTGTATCTATATCTATGACTTGTAGAcaattttaacagaaaaaaatcacagattcTAGGTAGCCTACATTTTGATATATTGTCGATGGAAGAATAAAGAAGAAGGACGAATatggataaaagaaaaactgttttatttcaagCTCAACAGATAGAAACTAGTACTGCTGACGATCACTTGCTcttactgtgatttattttcctgttatttGCGTCATAGGAAAATAGACGGTAGCAatgtagaagaagaggacaacATTGAGCTGACAGAGGATGGGCGTCCGGTGGCGTCGGCTCCACGTGCTGCCCCACTAGTGgactgcagctgcggcggtctGCCCAAGCGCTACATCATCGCCATCCTCAGCGGCCTGGGCTTCTGCATCTCCTTTGGCATCCGTTGCAACCTTGGTGTGGCCATTGTGGAGATGGTGAACAACAACACCGTCTATATCAATGGGACTCCTGTGCTTCAGGTAGCTGAATCAAATCAGATGGGACCACTGGGAAATTGATGTTTCAGGACTttgtataatgtgtttttttattttcttgttgctCAGAAGATAGTCTTGCCTTACAGAAGAAAACTAGATTGCACTATAACCATTTCAATCGACTGTTTTAGTGATGTATCTGTGATGCAACCAGGTAGATTATACCAAATGTATGCAGTTTAgtggtaaatgtttttttctctctctctctctctagataGCTCAGTTTAACTGGGATCCAGAGACAGTGGGGCTGATCCATGGCTCCTTCTTCTGGGGCTACATTGTCACTCAAATCCCTGGTGGTTTCATCTCCAACAAGCTGTTTGCCAACAGGTGACATGCACTTAATGACTATCAGGGGTTCCACCGTGACACTGTTATCTCTGTTTTATGTCATTGTTTATAGAATATATTTTGGATTTTAGACTTTTGGTTAGAATAGCAATTTAAAGATGATGTTTTGTGAGAGCCACTTTTAAcccttctcttttattttataaaccaaaGGATTAATCAATAACAGATagaatcattagttgcagcccaaaCACAGTGCAGAGACACCTGATAATGTGGCCCATGAGAGAGAAACTGTTTGATGTTACATGTCAGATTAGACAGATTATATTTCTtgtcttttgatgtttttcctcGAGTTGGGGGTGAGGTCATGATCGATGCAGCCATGACCACGTATGTTAACAAATGATcacaagaaagacaaaaaaaaggtaggAAAAGAAAGGTTTGGGGAGAGTGTGCGTggtgaaagggttaaagctgTACGGTGTGGTGAGCGGTGCTGATGGAGCAGATAGCAGTCCTGTAATAAAAGCTTCACAGGAAAAGAGGACACGCCACTGACAGAGTTAATAATGAAAGATCCTGCCTCTGATTTCTTTCTGAAACACCAGCCACTGGAATATTACAAGTGTCACTTACACACTGTTttggaaaaagagaaggaaggggGGATGAGGTGAACGAGAAAAGAGATGGGAGCTAAGCGGCTACGTGGTGATGAAGCAGAAACTTGCGGATTGAATGGGATGTCTTTATCTCAGTGCGTGCAAGGCAGAGGCGTGAGATCCGTCTCATTTTAGTCTGACTGAGATGCTTTGACCGTCACATATTTGGAGATATTATGCCTGACAATATTAGACATCTACAGCAGCTTTCAGACACTGGCTAACCTTTACCTTTTACAGACAGATATTAGGAGTATTACAAATATATGTAGTTTTAATGGAATATAATTTTGTAGTTTAGTACCAATTATGGGCAAAATAAGAAATACCTTGAAAGAACTGCAGCATTTAAACTCAAGTAAAAGacaattttcatttattttcaaaatctttATTCTCATGTTGACTGGAGGATGAATTTCACATGAAAAGCTGTGCACTGACTAAAATACCGTTGGTTACATAAGCAATTAATTGGAATTAATCAATTGAAAGTATAGAATTTGTCTGTATTTCCCCAATAATTTAATTTTTCACAAGAAAACGCTTTAAGTCTGTAAGTGCTTCAGGTGGACATTGAAGTTGCGGTCTTCTCACTttaaacaacacagacacacacacaagcacacacacacaagcacacacacacacacacacacacacacacacacacacacacacacacacacacacacacacacacacacacacacacacatacacaatatgATGACATTGCATTATTTCTGCAGGGTTTTTGGGGCTGCCATTTTCCTGACGTCAGTGCTTAACATGTTCATCCCATCAGCAGCGAGGGTCCACTATGGTTGTGTCATGTTTGTGCGCATCCTGCAGGGCTTAGTGGAGGTAAGAAAAACATGGTGGGCGTTTAACTAGTGAAAATGATCCACATACATTATgttttcacatacacacatatttcccaaaatgttagacttatatttcctttttgtcaGATGATTCCCAGGTTTCCTCTTAATCAATATTTAACCTTTGACATCATCCTCACTTTGTCCCTGCTAGGGTGTCACCTACCCAGCATGTCATGGGATGTGGTCCAAATGGGCTCCACCTCTTGAGCGGAGTCGACTGGCCACAACTTCATTCTGTGGTGAGCAATGCCTCTAGTGTCCTCTCCCAAACTGAGTACAACACAAAGCTTTTCACTGATCCAAACCAGTTTACACAACCTTATAAGTCATAGTTGGGCTGGTCAGTAAATGGACATGAGAGaggtcattttgttttgcagatttaGTCCACTGCTCTCTCTCCCAAATTAAAATAACCACATTGCACTTTAAACTGGTGCCATGACAACCCACACATCAAAACCCTCTTGACATTGTCTGTAAATGAACACGGCTCACCTGCGTACTCACTAGGAGATTGTCCCTCCATTCACCTAGATGAAGCGTCACATTGCTTTCCGTCCAAAAGCACTCTCATGTTCCCTGCTCTATTCAAAACAACAGTGTTCATGAATCCGTCTCAtaatagaaaacacattaaaacaccaTCCCTGTCTCGGCTGTGCCAACGACTCAGCATTTATTCAATGAAACTAATGTGTTtctttgatgtgtttgtttttataaggACACATTTTTACTACATGGTAGATTTTGTGTAAGCAGAGGCTGTTGCACTGTAACTACATAAAGATAGGTATTTTGGTTGTATAATATTCAAATTTGTTTAAAGgaaatataaacagaaacatatttttaaggTGGGCTATAGTTGATATACTTTAAGTTATTTATCACTGAGTCCAGCTGTTACTGCAGTTGTAATCATACCTTGACACTGACATTTTACACCAATTGTTCCCAGGATCCTACGCAGGAGCAGTGATCGCCATGCCTTTAGCTGGAGTGCTCGTTCAATATGTCGGATGGTCTTCGGTCTTCTATATCTATGGTAAGACTAATAACAAACACTTAATTTGTTCtatcttgtaaaaaaacaacaagcaaataaacaataatcaaaatatgttcatgtaaaaataaatatgaagacAGAGATATTGCATTGAGTGTGAAGGGAAGATCAATACCATGTCTGTACAATAAATATGGCGCCAGCAGCCTTTTAgctaagcttagcataaagactggaaaattgtattttatatggtAAGGACGAATACAATATACATAGAggatttaacaaaaatgttctACTGCAATGTATCAGAGCATTTATAGCTACTGCTAGTTTCCAATGCCCGTTCATAGAACGGACAAAAATAACAGAGTCCACAGAGTGTGGTACATTATGTTGCACTCATAGGAACAATAATACGACATATGAGACACAAGACTAGATGATTgattggcttttaaaaaaaaatccttcaatttaattaaacatgtttcttttcatttaaaacaaatttgttcattttaagttCAACAGGCGGCACATAAGCTCCCTTTATAGAAAAGGACATCCGGCCAAAGGAGGTATTCCACTAATATACTTTACAGTTTCCAGCAGAAATATTCCTAGTGGACAATCCAAAGGCCTGAAGTGGTTGCACCATGTCACAGAGAACCTGAGGAGCATGGCTGTGTGAATACTTGCACATAAGATTGGTGTTTGAAAATGCAATGTAGTTGTCCAAACTTAGCATGTTCAGGTTTTCCAGGATGTGACAGTGGTGTGATCAGTGTGAAACAGCTAGCCAGGAGAAGTAGCTTAGATTGTTCATTAGTTGTTGTGCCATTAAATACACCAGGTGTCAGTTTAGTGACatgcaaagtgtttttgtggCCTACTGCTCTGGCAGTAGTACTTTGTATGCTTTGCACAATAAGCGTTATCTGAATAGATTTAGggtttgattaaaatgattaacattGACATAAAATGTGTGCTTtgccaaatgtgttttaataaaaatctaCTCTGGTTCTACTGTGATATAATCTCATGATTTATTGATGTAAATTAGCATTTTCCTGTCTGggctgacaggaagtgactcataccttgttcatttcattttaataatgaaaattatTATAGTCTGGAGTATGTCGGGCTGGTTTTAATTAGTCTATCCTGCCCCTTATAAAGcctttaatacaaatataaacatatcgaagtatatatgtataaaggaatgtattcatttgttgttgttttttcatgaaaaggTGTTTTTGGGATTCTATGGTATGTCATGTGGCTTCTGCTGGCATATGGAAGTCCTGCTGAACATCCCACAATCACAGACGAGGAGAGGATGTACATCGAGACCACCATCGGTGAAACAATGCGCCAACTGAGTGTGACTGAGGTGTGTTTGCCTAATATGCTGCCAGTTTCAGGTTATCACAGTGCAATTATTTCAACAGAATTTCACTTAaattctgaaaaacacacacaaacacagtcagttttcatttaaaggaCATTGTCTTATATACATTTCCTGTAGACCTACCCTAACCGTAATCATTACTTGCCTaatcctaaccttaaccaaaaCCTAACCTTTCTTATCCTTCAACCAAGTCTCCATcctaaattataattatttatgttatggGGACATGCATTTTGTCCACAAAAGGAaggcgagtccccacaatgtgacctTGTACtacacatttacataacatGAGTAACACAcgcccacaaacacacataaacaacatacaCTGAATTCTGTCTCCCAATTACAGAAATTCAAGACACCGTGGCGTCGTTTCTTTACCTCCATGCCCGTCTATGCCATCATCGTGGCCAACTTCTGCCGCAGCTGGACCTTCTACCTGCTCCTCATCAGCCAACCAGCGTATTTTGAGGAAGTCTTTGGCTTCCCCATCAGCAAGGTTGGCCTCACAGTTTCAGTAAAGCTATTCAACAGGCAAAGACAAACATCCATAAAGACAGATGATTAATCATAGGACTGATTTACATGATGGCTTCCTGAATGTATCTTGTCCCAACAGGTGGGGCTTCTGTCCGCTGTCCCCCACATGGTGATGACAATAGTAGTTCCTATTGGAGGACAGCTGGCTGACTTCTTACGCACTAACAAAATCATGTCTACCACAAATGTGAGGAAGCTCATGAACTGTGGAGGTACGTCGTAGTCAACTAGAAGAATTTTATAttggaaatgaaaaaggatctCTCTCTGGTTTTACTGTTATTGTGCACAATAACGGTTTCGGACTATTCTTATGTTAGCCAGCAGTAGTATTAAAATGTTAGTTGTTTCTACTGTGAACAGTAAAGTGACATtatataatgtcatttttttgaatAAGTTCCATATTACTATCAGCCATTGCTCTTGAGCTTTTGAGCTTCTAATAAGTATCTAAAATATGTGAATGTACACAAAGTCCTGTTAGAATGATCCAGCTATTATGCAGCACAATTAATTGAATCATTAATACAGAACCTATGCATacatttggacatttttctAACACAAGCCGATGGCTCACATTCTCTGGTCCTGTATTTTGACAGGATTTGGTATGGAGGCCACTCTGCTGTTGGTGGTCGGGTTTTCTCACACTCGAGGGGTTGCCATCAGCTTCCTAGTTCTGGCTGTAGGGTTCAGTGGATTTGCCATCTCAGGTATTGCCACATCTGCAccaaagaaacatttatatttcaccTGAAATATAGGACCTTTAGTTTGGCTATATGCTAAACCTAAAACATGAGGGTTTTGGTAGAGCTCAGgatgtagcatttttttttttgcctttttctctgtgttctctTTAGATTAGATTTTGAAGAATTTGTCTAAAAACTGTGTGTGATGCTGTTTACACACACTAGCCTGCCAAACACTCCCACAGGCACTTCCCCTGAATATTTCATAGATTATTTTCAAGGCAACCAAAAGCTCTAAACTTGCAAGAGGCTCTTAGCCATGTTTGCTTTTAGAGAATGTATTTTGTAATTGTGTCACTCTCCACTCAATCAAATATTCTTGTGTATTCTGTGTCTTCAGGTTTCAATGTCAATCATTTGGATATTGCTCCTCGCTATGCCAGCATCCTGATGGGCATTTCTAACGGGGTGGGAACGCTATCGGGAATGGTGTGTCCCTTGATTGTTGGAGCCCTGACTAAAAACAAGGTATAACAAGTTGATTTGTAACAGTAGCTGTTTTGCACATATATTAACCGACGTACATTGATAAGTTCATCTCATATTTTCCTGTTGTCTTGCCTTTAACTTCAGTCCTCCAAATTTATATTctgatgaaattattttattcttaattaGGAGTCtataaaacacaacaggaaacaggaaaagtgTCCTTCAAAGATGCTTTCCCTAATAGCAAATATAGAAAAGTCAGGTTTG
This is a stretch of genomic DNA from Anoplopoma fimbria isolate UVic2021 breed Golden Eagle Sablefish chromosome 19, Afim_UVic_2022, whole genome shotgun sequence. It encodes these proteins:
- the slc17a8 gene encoding vesicular glutamate transporter 3; translation: MPFGGLAGLKEQVLKPGKEEVKGTVGDSLGKLQRKIDGSNVEEEDNIELTEDGRPVASAPRAAPLVDCSCGGLPKRYIIAILSGLGFCISFGIRCNLGVAIVEMVNNNTVYINGTPVLQIAQFNWDPETVGLIHGSFFWGYIVTQIPGGFISNKLFANRVFGAAIFLTSVLNMFIPSAARVHYGCVMFVRILQGLVEGVTYPACHGMWSKWAPPLERSRLATTSFCGSYAGAVIAMPLAGVLVQYVGWSSVFYIYGVFGILWYVMWLLLAYGSPAEHPTITDEERMYIETTIGETMRQLSVTEKFKTPWRRFFTSMPVYAIIVANFCRSWTFYLLLISQPAYFEEVFGFPISKVGLLSAVPHMVMTIVVPIGGQLADFLRTNKIMSTTNVRKLMNCGGFGMEATLLLVVGFSHTRGVAISFLVLAVGFSGFAISGFNVNHLDIAPRYASILMGISNGVGTLSGMVCPLIVGALTKNKTRLEWQNVFVIASMVHYTGVIFYAIFASGEQQEWADPESTSEDKRGIIDEDELAEESELNMENTVAPKKSYGTADNSSGGKQGWKKKRGVTMQEEEEHFGNGDYQDRYQ